TGTACAACATTCTCCTTCGCCCAAGCCGAGCAGCACATTAAATAAGAGCTTGGCCCATGAACATGCTCTCCTTGACCTCGGAAACAACGTCCCTCTTGTCGTCTTTTCCAACAAGCACGATACCCCTTCCACGACGTCCCATGCGTCCAGCTCTTCCCAGACGATGGATGAAGTCGATGGTGGTATGTGGGACATCGTAGAGAATGACATGCCGCACCGCCAACGTGTCGATGCCCCTAGATGCCAGGTCGGTGGCGACAATGACCTTGGTGTTGGGTAGCGACCGCTTACCCTCAGGGAGAGACTCGGACACAATTGAGCGCAGGGGCTCCGCCGACGTAAACGAGTTAAGCATTTCGGACTGGCGGTTCTCGGCCGTGTCTCTGTTCAGCGCAACGGCGTCGATGCCCTTGGACTGGAGATACTCAGCCAcctccgtcgtcttctcgcGCTCGTTGACGAAAACCATGACGCGGCGAACGTCGATCTCGCCCTGAATCGGGCCCTCATGCTTGGACGCCTCGCGGCCAATGGTGTAGATGGCGTCAGCACAGGCCAGGTTCTTGTTGTTGCGGTAGgggtccttgacgacgtcgatgacACCGAGCTGGACTCTTCTGGGGATGGCGTGAAGGTTCGGCGTCGTGATGCGGGTCATGTCGGGGAAGTTGTTGGCCAGGTAGTTGTCCAGTCTCTTGGGGATGGTCGCCGAACAAAGAATGAACTGCTTCAgcgacggcatcgccctGTCGATAATGGTCGTGGTGACGGGTGCGAAGCTTCGGTCGAAGAGTgagtcggcctcgtcgacgatcAGGTGACTGACCTGAGAGAGCACGTTGGGGTCGGAGTCGGCGATTGAAGCGAGCAAGTGAGGCGTTGCGATGACcatgtcgacgccgcgcgGCGAGTACAAGTTCCGCTGGATCGCAGTGGCGCTGATGTTGGCAGAAAGCTTCTCCGACTTGAACTTGACGGCATGGGAGAGCATCTTGGCCACTCTGCCGAcctggtcgacgagctccgcAGAAGGAACCAGGACAATGACCCGAGGTCTTGCCAAGGTTGGGTGCGGCTCGTCAAACGAGGATAATTTTTTCGACTTGGATGTCTTTTCCCTggccctctcctcctcgaagCGCTTCTTGTAGGCCTGGATATCGGGGTTTGCCTCCTCGGCAATCTTCATGGCATTGACGGCGGGCAGCAGGTAGGCCAACGTCTTGCCTGAACCGGTCTCGGCCGCGAGCAAAAAGTCCTgcctcttctctcctctgACCTTGAACGCGCTGGTCTGGCCCAGCATGGCCGGGATCGCAAGCCTCTGGACGGGCGTCGGCTTGATGTCTACCATCCCTCGCAGGAGATCTTCGCTGATGGCGTTCTTGACGGCAGGGATAAGGTCGAACTGGTCAAAAGAATCGTATTCCTGCATCCTGTCTTTCAGGACGTTTCTCTTTCCGTACGACACACCTGCCAGAGACCGTTGCATCTTGAGCGCCTTTCTCGGATCGGACGAGGACTGGGATTCGCCTCCTCTGCTAGGTCTGCCTGACGGCGCTTTCGAGTTGGTCGGCCGCGAAGCGGCACGGCGGGGCCCTTCCGGGACTCTGGCGAATGTCTGGTTCATGCCACCAAAAGGCCCCTCGACCTGTCGTCTCGGCGGGCGGGCATCTCTGCTTCGGGGTTTCGCGACGTTGTCAGAGAGAACCATGCGCGACGGCTTCTCTTTCGCCGCCGAACGGTAGGCGGCATTTTGCGTGAACCATGGCGAAGTTCTCAGTCGCGGGAATGGTTGGGGCCGTAAGGTCAGTTGGCATCTGGGGCACAGCGATGCCAGTGTTCTCGACGACATGTTGGGTGGGCAGGCGCGGTGAGAGTCGTGTTCGGAGCTGGAATCCTCTGATGGAGGAGCGAGATGTTGCGACCCCCTGCCTGGCTCTTGAAATTTTAGAGCTGGGTTTGGTTATTTCTAGCGCCGACCCCCACGCAGCCGGCGTGGTCTAAGCTCCGTGCCGACTTCTGGCAGTGCCACCTCCGGCCCGGTTCTCTCAAAACGGGAGTCAATGTGGCTATCGCATGTTCATCTGTAGCAGCCTGGAAATGGCCTCAGGGCTGACTGGTATGAAGGAAAGATGGAGGCCCtgaaaaaagaagaagcatGGTTGCATTGGCACTCAATTACGCAATAAACTCAGTCTATAAGATACGTTTTTCTGTCCCTAAGATGGAATCCCACAGGCATTGATTGGAACAATCAGAACTCACTCGATGTAATGCGGCCACCGAGTCATAAACATGGGCGAGAAAAATCCGTTTCTTTTCTGTCGGGCTAGGCAGTTAGTTATCTAAGATCATTTCTGACACCAGACAGTGGTAAGCTCGCGCTTATGTCAAGGATACTCTCCCGCATACAACAGTCGCTGTGGACTGTGGCGCTCTGCAACAAACTACTCGAGCTTTTTTAGGGGCCTCGATGTCCcctgcaacccccccccccccacttcACCTGCTCGAAATGACCACTATTCAATTCCAGCCGCGTGGAACCCCTCTCTGAgtcccttcccccttcgtCTATACCTCTCTCAGCCCCATTGACCACCGTTGCCGAGGGGCGATCCCCTATTTGATTAAGCCTAGCCCTGAAAGGTCAGCTATCTTTATCCGAACCTCCTTTGTCCTCCTTGCCGCTGCTCGACCTCAACCTCTGCTCACTCCTCTCGTTGCTTTGCTTTCCTCTCTCACCCGGTCTCCCCGTCCTGAAAGGCACATTCCGCCAGCAGAACCTCGGGTCAGAAGCATGTGTATTCCCAGGTGACGGGACCCGAAGCAATGAGCGCCGATCTCTTAGACCTCGACAGCTTCTACCAAAGCCCTCCGCCGCAACAACAGCAAGCGGGGGGGCAGCCGCAGAAAAGCCAGCATCAACGCCCACAGCAGGTcacggcatcgtcgacggaTCTCTTTGACTTTGCCTCTTTCGCCAGCAACAgatccacggcggcggcggcgccggcccagCAGACCCAACCATGGCCCAACTTTGAGACGCAACAACCAAGCGGTGCCAGCGGTACCAGCAACGGAGGATGGGGAGACTTCGGCTCGTTTTCGTCCGGCTTcacatcctcggcggccactcagcagcagaagcagcagcagcaatcTAAGCAGGCGCCACAGATTaccgacgacgatgatggatggGGCGActtcgaggtcgccgagccGACGCCGACTCAGCGCTCATTTGTCATGCCTCCGCAGACGAACAAGGTgaggtcatcgccgccaccgcggaACCGTATCGCGCGCGCCTCCACCTTTGATCTCATGACAAACaacctcgtcaacgtcgtGGACATGCCTCACGGCTCGGGCTTGTCGCCGATCCCGAGCCCGGGGCTCCCCTCGCCGAACCAGCAACCCGCCCCTAGTCCGGGACTGTCCTGGCAAGTGCCGAACCGCCATCCTAGCCCTGGGGTCGCATGGCAAGCGGCGACTTCCAAGTCACCGGCCAGCCCAGGGTATTCGTTCCAGACGACATCTGTGCAGCCGCAATCAGGCCCTGGATTCTCCAGTCAGGTATACGGGTCGCAGAGGAAGCCAAGCCCCCAACCGGCTAAGCAGTCGGACCCGAACATTCTCTTTGACGCGGAAGAGTTTGAGCTCCAGAGCGGAcacgacgaagaagaagaagaagcagatgatgatgatgatgagttTGGCGATTTTGAGACCGTACAGACCCCTTTTCCTGGCGCGAACATGAGCCCGACGCTGGATCCTAGACCGGCTCAACGGCAAAGACCGCAGACCTCGCAACCTCCACCGTCCATGGACCTGCTTTCTCTCGACGACGATCCTCTTCCGGTTGTCCAGCCTCCGTCAAAAAAGCCACAACTTTCCTCGTTGAGCCTCACTGCCCCCGTCTCACCATATCCCCAGGCCCCCAAGTCGCCGTCTTTCCATGAGCGCAATCCCTTTCCGGGCCTGGGTCTCACCACGCCGACCTCTGCGGATTTcaaaaaggaagagaaggacggcaagcCTAACTCTCCCACACCCATCACGGCTTGGCCGTCTTTCGGGCAAACATCACCCGCGAAGCCACCCACCGCCACGGTGAAAAAGTCGTCGACAGCCTTGAGCCTTCAAAAGGCacaggaggaggaagacTGGCCAGACTTTGAAGAATTCCCTGACGAGGAGCCCTCGGCCATTGACTCGTCCAGACCCCCGGAGAGCTGGGACTGGGACGctgtcgacggcgtcaagcCGGCAGTATCTACCTCACTCACCACCAGAAAGTCGGGCCCGAAACCCGGGGAAGAGCCAGAACCGGCACCCGAAGTCAGCGATGACGCCCCACCGCCCATCAacatcccccctccttccgtgctcctctccatcttcccgcagctcctcgacctggcAAACTCGTCCCTCTTCAAGCCCACGGGCCAGATGGCGGCACCCCTCAAGAAGCGCATCCTCTCAGACCCGGGAACCGTGACCTTCCTCCGTGCctacctcctcctcgccaccgtCGCGGCGCGCGTCATCACCGGCCGCAAGCTCCGCTGGCACCGTGATAAGTTCCTTGCCCAGGGCATGGCCATTTCGGCCGCTGGCGCCAAGGGCATGAAGCTCGCGGGCGTCGACAAGGCGCAGGCGGCGCGCGAGGAGCGTGAGACCGCCGACGTCGTGGGCGTGTGGAGAGAGCACGTCGGTCGGCTGCGGTCCGCTGTCGCGGCTGCGAACTCGACGGTCAAGTCGCCGCGCGATCAGCTCCGCGTGCCCGAGATCAGCGAGACGATGCCCGTGTCAACGGCCAAGGTCGTGCCGACGGCACCGAAGCCGTGCGTCATCTGCGGCCTGAAGCGCGAAGAGCGGGTGAGCAAGGTCGATTTCGATGTCGAGGATAGCTTCGGGGAATGGTGGGTCGAGCATTGGGGCCACAGGGCCTGCAAGAACTTTTGGGTCGAGCACGAGAAGCAGCTGCGGCAGAGGTGAAGGGAGACTCATGCTTTAGTGGTGGAGGGGACACTATCTCAGCTGTACATATCGAACATATTATACCTCGATTGCTTACTTTAACATCCGTCGGGGCGGCAGTTTCCATAACATCGAACATTTACGTCGTGCGACACAGTACCAATGACCTACGATTTGTCGTTTAACACTCACGTCTTCATGTAGTCCCCACGTACGAGGCCGTGCTGGTGCTCGATAACGCTGTTTCAACGCTGTGCGTATTTTCCGCCCGAAGTCGTCTTGTCCAGACATCAGGGCACCCCCGGCCGCGCCAGGTGTTGCGTGCAATGCGTCCACGGACGAATGTGCCCGGCAACCCATCACATGACGGAGGCTTTCAGGGACGGTTGCTCTGGACCAATAGGCAAGCGGGCTTTCGGAATCCTGTAACGAGTTTCTCTCTTTTCACCTGGGTCGGAATAGGCGAAGGCTCGTCGAATGAGACGAGACGGGACGGGTGCTACTTAAGGAACTACTGCAACAGTGACTCTTCGTGAGGATCGCTGGAGAGGCAGCGCGCACTCATGGCCAATCCGGACTCCATTTGCAACGTAGCTTTTGGGGGGGTGAACCTTAGCCACGACGGATAGCCGGGCACTAGTGAGATGGCGGCCGGGGAggctggaagaagaggagcaTGTCGCAGCTCTCCTCACCAGATTGTGTAATCAGATATTACCCGCGCAATCCGGATAGTGAGACGGTGCAACGTCGGGTCGCACGACTCCGTAATGCCCTCTTGATTGAGGGCGGTTGACTCAACGATATCCGAATGACAAGAATCTGAAGACCAAAGGGGCCAGAGTTACGGCATTGGCTACCATGGGGTTTCTGATGTGGCATTTTGACAGGTGATGGACAGCTTTATTCCAAGCAAGACCGAGACCAGGGGGTCTGGATCCATCGGCCGCGCCAGCCGGTCGTGGTTCGGCGTACCAATTGAGTCAATCGGAGAGAGCCAAGCAACCACGGTCGTTTGTACTCCATACCCGCTTTCGCTTAACATCGCGACACATGTATAGGCTGCCGCACAGCAACACCGCAACGTGACGGGTGGAGCGACGAAGGTCCCGTTGTTGATCAAGGCGTCCGACCGATTTGGtgtgggagggggagagagtgGATGTGTGGAATTGGTCAGCCACGGGTCATTGATAGGAACTGGAGCTTGGGACGCTTGATGCGCTTGCGTCTCGAGCCTGCGACAGGTCCGTCATTGACGTGCAGGTTGCGACCGGGATCGAGCGAGACTAGCTGCTATGTTGGAAAGTCGGAAGAGCCGTCTGCTAGCCTATCCCCATGTCGCGAGTTGGGCAGATGCGGCCAGTTCAGTTGCTCACTTGCTTGACCCAACAAGATTCTTGCCAGCGAAAGCCCCGATGCGTGCGGGTATCCAGGCACCGCCAGATCCCGGAGAGACTAGCAATGCGCATTGCGTCGAATGATTCAACCCTGGAATGGGCGGCGATTCGAGACGGCCGGGGAATGCTTCTTCCCTGTTGTGTGTCCCGGCGGGGATCGGTCCGAGAGAGCTCCATGCAAGGCGGTACCGTCGTGTACTTCAAGAGGACACCTGTAAACCCTACCCAGAGTTTTCACCCCCGCCCTCGCTCGACGACGTGTAAGCGTGTGAAAGatgggagaggagggagggataGCTCTAATATGTCCCCAATAGAGGGACGCATCGAGGCGGTGGCAAAAATCGTGTGAGAGGAGAGTGGCGGGGGGGGTTGGTGTGTGACGGGTGACCACTGACGA
The genomic region above belongs to Colletotrichum higginsianum IMI 349063 chromosome 2, whole genome shotgun sequence and contains:
- a CDS encoding DEAD/DEAH box helicase gives rise to the protein MSSRTLASLCPRCQLTLRPQPFPRLRTSPWFTQNAAYRSAAKEKPSRMVLSDNVAKPRSRDARPPRRQVEGPFGGMNQTFARVPEGPRRAASRPTNSKAPSGRPSRGGESQSSSDPRKALKMQRSLAGVSYGKRNVLKDRMQEYDSFDQFDLIPAVKNAISEDLLRGMVDIKPTPVQRLAIPAMLGQTSAFKVRGEKRQDFLLAAETGSGKTLAYLLPAVNAMKIAEEANPDIQAYKKRFEEERAREKTSKSKKLSSFDEPHPTLARPRVIVLVPSAELVDQVGRVAKMLSHAVKFKSEKLSANISATAIQRNLYSPRGVDMVIATPHLLASIADSDPNVLSQVSHLIVDEADSLFDRSFAPVTTTIIDRAMPSLKQFILCSATIPKRLDNYLANNFPDMTRITTPNLHAIPRRVQLGVIDVVKDPYRNNKNLACADAIYTIGREASKHEGPIQGEIDVRRVMVFVNEREKTTEVAEYLQSKGIDAVALNRDTAENRQSEMLNSFTSAEPLRSIVSESLPEGKRSLPNTKVIVATDLASRGIDTLAVRHVILYDVPHTTIDFIHRLGRAGRMGRRGRGIVLVGKDDKRDVVSEVKESMFMGQALI
- a CDS encoding Serine threonine-protein kinase ppk6 — encoded protein: MSADLLDLDSFYQSPPPQQQQAGGQPQKSQHQRPQQVTASSTDLFDFASFASNRSTAAAAPAQQTQPWPNFETQQPSGASGTSNGGWGDFGSFSSGFTSSAATQQQKQQQQSKQAPQITDDDDGWGDFEVAEPTPTQRSFVMPPQTNKVRSSPPPRNRIARASTFDLMTNNLVNVVDMPHGSGLSPIPSPGLPSPNQQPAPSPGLSWQVPNRHPSPGVAWQAATSKSPASPGYSFQTTSVQPQSGPGFSSQVYGSQRKPSPQPAKQSDPNILFDAEEFELQSGHDEEEEEADDDDDEFGDFETVQTPFPGANMSPTLDPRPAQRQRPQTSQPPPSMDLLSLDDDPLPVVQPPSKKPQLSSLSLTAPVSPYPQAPKSPSFHERNPFPGLGLTTPTSADFKKEEKDGKPNSPTPITAWPSFGQTSPAKPPTATVKKSSTALSLQKAQEEEDWPDFEEFPDEEPSAIDSSRPPESWDWDAVDGVKPAVSTSLTTRKSGPKPGEEPEPAPEVSDDAPPPINIPPPSVLLSIFPQLLDLANSSLFKPTGQMAAPLKKRILSDPGTVTFLRAYLLLATVAARVITGRKLRWHRDKFLAQGMAISAAGAKGMKLAGVDKAQAAREERETADVVGVWREHVGRLRSAVAAANSTVKSPRDQLRVPEISETMPVSTAKVVPTAPKPCVICGLKREERVSKVDFDVEDSFGEWWVEHWGHRACKNFWVEHEKQLRQR